A region from the Pelagovum pacificum genome encodes:
- a CDS encoding ABC transporter permease: MTDNTTTTSRARPRINGAAIGYFAQQYGVLIIIVALLIGLSFASDSFFTARNLLNILNQSAPLAIIACALTLVIIGGGFDLSTGAIFGVASVSAGWLAVNVDPYIGIIAGPLIGLMLGAINGIIITGFGVHSFLVTLATSLVYRGVAILITGGALIPVRIPEFSWLGRERIGMVNVAVIVLAIFMIAMMFLLNRTTFGRKVFAVGGNEEAAILSGIRTNLVKIMTFCLTGGAAGLAGVISVSRISMAEPQAGVGMELEAIAAVILGGTSIMGGSGAVWRSVSGVLLIALIGNGFNILNVNPFFKDLTTGVIIVIAVALAASASRR, from the coding sequence ATGACCGACAATACCACGACCACGTCCCGTGCCCGGCCGCGTATCAACGGAGCCGCCATCGGATACTTCGCGCAGCAGTACGGCGTTCTCATCATCATCGTCGCCCTGCTGATCGGGCTGAGCTTCGCCTCCGACAGCTTCTTCACGGCGCGCAACCTGCTGAACATTCTCAACCAGTCCGCCCCGCTCGCCATCATCGCCTGCGCGCTGACGCTGGTCATCATCGGCGGCGGGTTCGACCTGTCGACCGGCGCGATCTTCGGCGTCGCCTCCGTCTCGGCGGGCTGGCTCGCGGTGAACGTCGATCCCTATATCGGCATCATCGCCGGGCCGCTCATCGGGCTGATGCTCGGCGCGATCAACGGCATCATCATCACCGGCTTCGGCGTCCACTCGTTCCTCGTGACGCTGGCCACCAGCCTCGTCTACCGGGGCGTCGCGATCCTCATCACCGGCGGCGCTCTGATCCCGGTGCGCATCCCCGAGTTCTCGTGGCTCGGCCGGGAGCGGATTGGGATGGTGAACGTCGCGGTGATCGTGTTGGCGATCTTCATGATCGCGATGATGTTCCTGCTCAACCGCACCACCTTCGGCCGGAAGGTCTTCGCCGTCGGCGGCAACGAGGAAGCGGCGATCCTGTCGGGTATCCGCACCAACCTCGTGAAGATCATGACCTTCTGTCTGACGGGCGGAGCCGCCGGCCTTGCCGGGGTCATCAGCGTCTCGCGGATTTCGATGGCCGAACCGCAGGCCGGTGTCGGCATGGAGCTCGAGGCGATCGCCGCGGTGATCCTCGGCGGGACCTCGATCATGGGCGGGTCCGGCGCGGTCTGGCGCTCCGTCTCGGGGGTCCTGCTGATCGCGCTGATCGGCAACGGCTTCAACATCCTGAACGTGAACCCGTTCTTCAAGGACCTCACCACCGGCGTGATCATCGTGATCGCCGTGGCGCTCGCCGCCTCCGCGTCCCGACGCTGA
- a CDS encoding sugar ABC transporter ATP-binding protein: MTASDIAVRVQGVAKSFGNTRILNDITIDFLRGSVHALVGENGAGKSSVGKIVGGYYSADEGLVEVDGDRVTRFSPRDALNRGIAMIHQELQLVPELTVLQNVFLGQETNRAGILARGDLARFRELEKTCEFGLNPSAKVATLRIAERQKVEIMRAVAREANVIIMDEPTSSLTEDEAQRLHMLISRLKAQGKTIIYVSHFLDHIIANCDRVTVMRDGHVIRTDPIAGETKQSLVDSMLGQSSEILWPELPPAPGPQVPAVAELLDVTTDTGLDGISLKVRPGEIVGLIGLVGAGRTEVGRAMFGADRMTGGTYSIDGVVQQKLSTHRAVRLGVAFVPEDRRKEGLVLTQTTRPNVSLSRLDKISSWGILKPRSERRRVQDMIDHFGIVPGKVDGDVAFYSGGNQQKVLLSKWAVERPKLLILDEPSRGVDIGARQRIHEFIVEMAASGVGVLLISSELEEVINLSHRGYLMSEGRIFAETDSRTLSVEDALNRIFQAQSARQPQETEVSA; the protein is encoded by the coding sequence ATGACCGCTTCGGATATCGCGGTTCGGGTCCAGGGCGTCGCCAAGAGTTTCGGCAACACCCGAATCCTGAACGACATCACGATCGACTTTCTGCGCGGCTCGGTTCACGCGCTCGTCGGCGAGAACGGCGCAGGCAAATCCAGCGTCGGCAAGATCGTCGGCGGCTACTACAGCGCGGACGAGGGCCTCGTCGAAGTCGACGGCGACCGCGTCACCCGCTTCTCCCCCCGCGACGCGCTGAACCGCGGCATCGCGATGATTCACCAGGAACTGCAGCTCGTGCCCGAGCTGACGGTCCTGCAGAACGTATTCCTCGGGCAAGAAACGAACCGCGCCGGCATCCTTGCCCGTGGCGACCTCGCCCGGTTCCGCGAGCTCGAGAAGACCTGCGAGTTCGGCCTCAACCCCTCCGCTAAGGTCGCCACGCTGCGCATCGCCGAGCGCCAGAAGGTCGAGATCATGCGCGCCGTCGCCCGTGAGGCGAACGTCATCATCATGGACGAGCCGACCTCGTCGCTGACCGAGGACGAGGCGCAGCGCCTCCACATGCTGATTTCGCGCCTCAAGGCGCAGGGCAAGACGATCATCTACGTCAGCCACTTCCTCGACCACATCATCGCCAACTGCGACCGCGTCACCGTGATGCGGGACGGGCACGTGATCCGCACCGACCCGATCGCGGGCGAGACGAAGCAGTCGCTGGTCGACTCGATGCTCGGACAATCGTCCGAGATCCTGTGGCCCGAGCTTCCACCGGCCCCCGGACCCCAGGTCCCTGCCGTGGCCGAACTTTTGGACGTCACAACCGACACCGGGCTCGACGGAATATCGCTGAAGGTCCGTCCGGGCGAGATCGTTGGCCTGATCGGCCTCGTCGGCGCCGGCCGCACCGAGGTCGGGCGCGCCATGTTCGGCGCCGACCGTATGACCGGCGGCACCTACTCGATCGACGGCGTGGTGCAGCAGAAGCTCTCCACCCACCGTGCTGTCCGGCTGGGCGTCGCCTTCGTTCCTGAGGACCGTCGCAAGGAGGGGCTCGTCCTCACCCAGACGACACGTCCGAATGTCAGCCTATCGAGGCTCGACAAGATCAGTTCGTGGGGCATCCTCAAGCCGCGCAGCGAGCGGCGCCGCGTCCAGGACATGATCGACCATTTCGGAATCGTGCCCGGCAAGGTCGACGGCGACGTCGCCTTCTACTCCGGCGGCAACCAGCAGAAGGTCCTGCTGTCCAAGTGGGCGGTCGAGCGGCCGAAGCTTCTCATCCTCGACGAGCCGAGCCGCGGCGTCGACATTGGCGCGCGCCAGCGCATCCACGAGTTCATCGTCGAGATGGCCGCAAGCGGCGTCGGCGTGCTGCTGATCTCCTCCGAGCTCGAAGAGGTCATCAACCTTTCGCACCGGGGCTACCTGATGAGCGAAGGTCGCATCTTCGCCGAAACCGACAGTCGGACCCTCTCCGTCGAGGACGCCCTGAACCGCATCTTCCAAGCGCAGAGCGCGCGCCAGCCGCAAGAAACGGAGGTCTCCGCATGA